The DNA segment AAACTTATGGAGGAAACACAGCCGTTGTTGATAGCTTCATTGCCTGAGGCACCAAGAAAGCCGAAATCAAAAGTACAGAAAATGGCGAGGAAAGCATTCAAAGGAACAGCCCATCTCTCTAATCTCCTCCCGACCGGTTCGGTAATGGGTTTTCAAATAATGTGTCCTGTCCTATCTCATCAGGGTCAGTGTCCGACCATCGCCAGTCGCTGGCTCACCTGCTTCCTCGTCTTCGTCTGCGCCGtctcttgcttcctcctttcctTCACCGACTCCTTCAGAGACCCACGCGGCAAGGTAGCAAACACATTCCCTCTTATCACTCGTATCCTCAGTTATTTTGTTACGTTTTGAACATGATGATTATGTTCTTCACAGGTCAGGTACGGCTTGGCGACGCGGAGTGGTTTATCTGTGATGGAAGGAACGATTACTCTAACGGACGAGGAGAAGGAGAAGTATAAGCTCAGGTTTCTTGATTTTGTGCATGCATTCATGTCCATGCTCGTCTTCTTTGCCATCTCCATGATTGATCAGAACGTGATCCGTTGTTTATTCCCCGTTCCTTCCGAAGACATCAAAGAGCTTCTCACTAGCTTGCCTATCATCATCGGCGTTATATGCGGCGGCTTCTTCCTCGTGTGCCCCACTCGCCGTCACGGCATTGGATCTCCACTCACCAAAGAATAAGTCCATCAAAGAAAGACAAACTTTTGTAAACACAACTTCAGTTTttgtaacaaaatctttaaagaATTGCATGAAAATTTTCTGTAAAAACGTATATTACCAACACAAACATAACAAGACAAAAGTAAGAAGCTGTAATGGTTCATTCAACCAAGAAGCTTCTTGAAACCAGCTTTCTGTTCTGCAGTTAACCTAGCTGGAAACTTGATGTTGAACTTGATCCTCAAGTTCCCTTTCTTTGTCTGATCTTTCTGAAGTGGCATTCCCTCTTTAGGCACCACCTCTTCGTACTCTGGATGGATAACGTTTGTGATGGGGATCGTAAGTGTCCTACCATCAAGGGTCGTTATGTTGACGGTGTAGCCTGTTAAGGCTTCGGCTAGTGAGATCTTCTGTGTGAAGATCAAGTCGTTGCCATCACGTGTGAACACCGGATGGGGTTTCTCATCGATGATGAAGACGAGATCAGCTGGAATCACCCCGGGATGTTCGTTGCCTTTCTCGGGGAATGTGATCTTTGTGCCTTTCTTCCATCCTGGTTTCACTCCAATCGTTAGAATCTCTTCTGTTTGCGTTGTTCTCCTGCATTTAACACAGAGATTAGGTGTTGTCACAACAAATGGTAATGTGAGTTTGAACGCCTACCCGCTGATATCAGCAATCTCCCTGgagatcttcatcttcttggtgGTTCCTTTGTAGAGATCTTCAAGGCTACAAGGAAGCTTGTTCTCTATTGGAGCCACTTTCCTAGCTGCACCGTGATGATGATGAGGGTGTCCTCCTTCACCGAACGAGCTGCCATACATATCATCACCAAAGATGCGGCTAGCGAACCTCTGCCCTATTCCACTGCCACCAgcacctcctcctccaccaaACGGGCTGCCACCAGCGCCTCCTCCACCAAAGGGAGTAGAAAAACCGAAAAACTCAGCGAATATATCATCAGCGCTTCTCGGGTTGAACCTGAAAGATGAAGGCCCATCTCCTGCTGAGAAGTAGGAAGATCCACCAGCGGCGTTGGGAGGTGGCACGTTCCCTTTTAACCCTTCCTCGCCGTATTGATCAAAAACAGCTCTCTTCTGAGGATCGCTAAGAACCTAAAACAAAACTCACATCCACGACCAGTATAAGCCACATATCAAACACTAAACCAAAGTAAACAATCTTAGTACGCTCCTAAGGTACATACATGCATTCATTGCAAAGCATACAGAGAGCTTAAGAGGTTCTTTCTTACCAAAGACAACGGAGAAAACAAGTTCACTAACTAACTATGAGAGGAAGCACAGACTAATAACTTTGGGATCCTATTGGCGATTCCATAGGCAGTGTAACCTCAGATAATCTAGTTAGCCCAAAAAACAAAGCAAACCATCTTTTACTTCATACTATGATTCCAATCACTCAAGAACACGAAATCTCTTAAACCCACAAGCCTACACAACATCAAATCGTGAAAGCCGACAACTTGCATCTCAAATCGCGACAAAAGTGTTTCAACTTGGCAGCAGCCGACAGTTTCAGGGTAAGTAAAAACACAtcaatagaaataaaaatccCAACTTTGGAACGAAttcaatcaaaaatacaatcttttaattagaaattaacaaaaaaaaaagaaaggaagaagGAACATACATCGTAGGCTTCAGAGATCTGCTTGAACTTAGCCTCGGCCTCTTTTTTGTTGGTAGGGTTCTTGTCGGGATGCCACTTCATAGCGAGTTTCCTGTAAGCTTTCTTAAGGTCATCGTCGCTGGCGCTTCTATCAACCTGTAGAACTTTGTAGTAATCCACACCcatctctcctcctcctccttctctcttTCGTTTCTTCACTTTTTCCTCAATTTAATCAAAAGGGTTTCTTTCTCTATCGacgtcctcttcttcttctccttcctctcttTCACATACTACAGTAGAGAATCTCGTCGAAGGTTCGGGAACATACGGTGGCTACGGGCGGGTGACGGTGTTTGCCCTCTTTGTTTGTTCCATTATTACATAAATcaacatttaaaatatttgtcgGCCCATTAAGAAGGCCGGTTTATTAATGGGCCGAGCTCATTATGGAAATCTTGATCGAGGGGTAAGCTTCTCCTTTATATTAACCTGTACTTGTTTTccgataattttttattatacagtTCACCTGAGTTGCAGAAGAAAGGCATCGTTCCTCCTCTCAAGCGAGCACTTTCCAGAGTTAGGGTTTTTGCTCGATTGTTTCCGATTCTTCAGCTTGATCGGGTGTTAGCTTGATTTGAGATGGCTCCAGTTCCGGATCCGAACAACGTTGGTGGTGGTGCGAAGCGGGATGAAGCTACGACGAAGGTTCCTTCTAAGGATCCCAAGAAGAAGGATGATAAGAAGGAGGACGATCTCGTAAGTTCGATTTCGCATTCTCTATTGAAATTTTTGCTTGGATTTGGAGTTGTTTAGTATCCGTGGAGATTAGGATGAAGTTTCACGATTAGGCTGTAGATTTTGCAATAATGTAGCTGATTTTCGTAAAGTTAGGGGTTTAGATGATTATTGGTTTAGTACTATGGCTAGTCTGATTACTAGATGACTCAGTTTGTATCTGATGTGATTGTAGTCTGAAGAGGACTTGGAACTAAAGCAGAATCTGGAGCTTTATGTTGAGAGGGTTCAGGACCCCAATCCTGAGTTGCAGAAGGCCGCTCTTGAAAGCATGAGGTAATTCTTCTATCTCTTCACTCTTCCCCAAGTTGATTAGCTGGATATTGTTAAGGGTAATCTTCTTTGGAGCTCGTTTTCTGGACTGATGATACTTCTCTTGCTGCTTTCAGTATTGTATTTTATCGTCCTTTTTTGTAATCTGACCTTAGTTcggtcttgattttttttttctgtaggCAGGAAATTCGTGCCTCAACAAGCTCCATGACTTCAGTTCCCAAACCCCTCAAGTTTCTCCGTCCTCATTATGGAACTCTTAAGGAGTTACATAAAAATATGGCGGACTCTGATCTCAAGGTACGTCCTCTGACAGTTTAAGAAATTACCACCTCTTTGTTCATTCTACTTTGTATGGATTGAAGATTAACTTTCATGTCTTTGCAGAAATTGTTGGCTGATATACTGTCGGTTCTGGCCCTGACCATGTCTGCTGAGGGTGAAAGGGTATGCTTTCTTGCTATTCTAGTAGGAATTACTTAgtactaacatattttcttgTTGTTTGCTTCATGTTCTCATCACTGGAtgcctcttttttttctttgtgtttcctCTTACGATATACGTGATTGGATTTGTATTTTGTGGTTGTTGGTAGAATTTTACGAAGTTACATGTTGATGGTCCTTTGTTGTACATTACTATTCTTTCAGGAAAGCTTAGGATATAGGTTAACTGGATCAGGAGGTGACATCGGATCGTGGGGTCACGAGTATGTCAGGAATTTGGCCGGCGAGATTGCAGAAGAGTATACAATGCGTCAGGTTAGTAAACAAATTGGTCTTTAGGAATATTTTGTTGCTTGAGGAGTTTTACGCTTATTGTAACAAGGCCAGTATGGTTTATGTTTGGGTTTTCTCTGCTGGTTCGTCAATCAATATAATGACATTgtgctttctttcttttttttttagtttttttttctttcttaaatatGGTTATatgttttctccttttttttgttctacCAGAGTGAGGAGGCCTCCGTTGAGGACTTAATGGATCTTGTGAAGCAAATTGTTGCATTTCACATGAAGGTTAGATCCTTGTCATGCTTACTCTTCTTTATTCGTTTTGTCCCTTGTAATATAAAAGGGTTCcatttatatatctaaaataacgAACTTTCATTTATAAGCTTGAGACTtgcaccattttttttttggctaccTCTGAAGGATTTCTTTATGTTCGTTGCAGCACAATGCAGAAACCGAAGCTGTTGACCTTTTAATGGATGTTGAGGATCTTGATCTCTTACTTGCGCATGTAGACCGCACAAATTTCAGGAGGACGTGCAACTATCTCACGAGTTCAGCAAAGTAATTAAATATGAGCATCTTATGGTGTTTCACAAATTTGATAACTCATTCTGTAATTTTCTTATGAGAACAACTCTCATGAGCTTTGCTTGgtgtatgtttttgtttttcagatTCCTTCCAGGACCGGATGACATGCTGGTTTTAGATATTGCTTACATGATCTACATGAAGTTTGAGGAATATCCAAACGCTCTGCAAGTTGCACTATTTCTTGATAACATGCAGGTCTGAGCTCTAATCTTCCTACAGAACTTAATATCCTCTCTCTGCACCATTGGGGCAGCTGTAAAAAGCTTTCCTCTACGTAATGTATTTTTCTCACATGATATATATTTTCCGTACTGCAGTATGTGAAGCAAGTATTTACCTCATGCTCTGATCTGCTAAGAAAGAAACAGTTCTGCTACATGATTTCACGCCATGTAAGTGCTTAATGATTAACATTACTATAGAGGTTTAGTACGATAATTCAGTTTCTTACGTCTCTTTTTCTCTTGTTTACTCCCCCATGCAGGGCATCACCGTTGAGCTCGACTCTGAGATGGTTGCAGATAAGGATGACAGAGACATGCTGCAGGATATTGTTAACAACACCAAGTTAAGTGAAGGATATCTGACGCTTGCAAGGGATATTGAGGTCATGGAGGCCAAGACGCCTGAAGACATCTACAAGGTATATCAGCTCTATCAATATTGCGCCTGTTACTGGCTTATTTGGTTACAGGATCTGTTTTTGTCAGTCTCTCTGAACTGTTCAATGAAAATTTTGCAGGCTCACTTGCTTGATGGCAGAGCTAGCTCTGGCCCAAGTGTGGATTCTGCTAGACAAAATCTAGCTGCGACGTTTGTGAATGCATTTGTAAATGCTGGTTTCGGCCAGGTATGATTACAGATTCTTATTGCTGGGACAAACGAGAAGAAACTCGTAAGCTCGGCAACCCTTTTGATAATTTTTACTTACTGCAGGACAAACTAATGACAGTACCATCAGACGCAGCTAGTGGAACTGCTGGAAACTGGCTCTTCAAAAATAAAGAACATGGCAAGACCAGTGCAGCTGCTAGCCTGGTATACCTCTACTTACGTGATAGATTGACGCTGTGTTCATATCTTGGAAGTGGAAATTGTAACAGAACCTCGTTGTTTCCCATGCTAGGGTATGATTCTACTGTGGGATGTGGACGCCGGACTTACCCAACTTGACAAATATTTTCATAGCACTGATAATCCCGTCCTTGCTGGAGCTCTGCTAGGTGTTGGGATTAATAATTGTGGCATTAAGAGTGATTGTGATCCTGTGAGTTGATTTCCTTTATGATTTTATTGGAACTTATGTGCTCATTGTATTGCAATACACACTTCTGACTCACCTTTCTTTCTCAGGCATTGGCCCTTCTTGGAGAATATATTGATAACGAGGATTCATCTGTCCGAATTGGTGCTATTATGGGTCTCGGGATTGCATATGCCGGTTCCCAAAATGATCAGGTAAAGATCTCCTATCTAATTACCTACAGTGTTAGGTTAAAAGTTCTGTTGACGAGACAATAACATGCTCACTGTTTGGACAGTTAAGAAGCAGCTTGTCTCCGATACTGAATGACGCAAAAGCACCTCTCGATGTGATTGCTTTTGCAGCACTTAGTTTGGGGATGATTTATGTTGGTTCGTGTAACGAAGAGGTTGCCCAATCTATTATATTTGCTTTGATGGATCGGAGTGAGGCACAACTTGGTGATGCTCTTACTCGTTTCTTGCCTCTTGGTCTTGGACTTTTGTACCTTGGCAAACAGGTAGAAAACGAGTTTTACTGGATTAGTTTCTTGTTTGTTTACCCGATTGTTATTTCCCTCGCTTATCAGTGTCAACTTGTTCCAATATCGAGCAGGAAAGTGTGGAGGCTACCGCGGAGGTTTCAAAGACATTCAATGAGAAAATCAGAAAGTATTGTGATATGACACTTCTTTCCTGTGCGTATGCTGGAACCGGGAATGTCCTTAAGGTATCTTACCAAGTGTTCTGGTGGTTGAATTACATAGTTTGTTGCTTTGTACTTTAGTTGCTGACAGTTCATTGTTCAGGTCCAAGACCTTCTGGCTCAGTGTGGAGAGCATCTGGAGAAAGGTGATATCCACCAGGGCCCAGCTGTTCTTGGAATAGCGATGGTTGCTATGTCTGAAGAGTTGGGTCTTGATATGGCGATCCGTTCTCTGGAGCGCGTGCTACAGTATGGAGAACAAAACATTAGGCGTGCAGTGCCTTTGGCCCTTGGTCTCCTATGTATATCAAACCCAAAGGTGAATATACTTCTTTCTTTATTAAATCTGGTTTTACGTTTCCGCTTAAGAACACTGTTGTTACTCTCTAATCTTATCCATAATTCCAGGTTAATGTTATGGACACCTTGAGCCGGCTTAGCCATGACACAGATTCAGAAGTTGCAATGGTGAGTTGTAAATTGAGGCGTAATAGTTATTTTCACTGAACTTTGATTTGCAGCGTTGGACTGATGTTTCATCTGACTTCTACAGGCTGCGATAATTTCCCTTGGTTTGATTGGCGCTGGGACCAACAATGCAAGGATTGCTGGCATGCTTAGAAATCTATCCAGCTATTATTACAAGGATGCCAGCCTTCTCTTCTGTGTAATGTGTTaaatttctatgtttttttggttttgtgcAATAAACACAGGTTCTACTGTTAGGCTAGTTCTCATTGTGTAAGGTTGCGATGCAGGTGCGTATTGCTCAAGGATTTGTGCATATGGGAAAAGGTCTCTTAACTCTCAGTCCCTTCCACTCGGAACGGCTCTTGCTATCCCCGTAAGTTTTAACATGTATTTTGTGAATACGTAGCTTTCAAAGCTCCACCCTTTGAATCCTAATCATGTGTGTTGTGTTTCTATGAACCCAGAACGGCGCTTGCTGGTATAGTGACATTGTTGCATGCATGCCTTGACATGAAATCCATCATACTGGGGAAATACCATTATGTTCTCTACTTCATCGTTTTGGCGATGCAGGTGAGTGCAATGTTCTATCTgagtattttcttttgttaaatgGATGTAAGCGAATGTATTATCTAGTAACACAATACGGTTTGAGTGTGTAGCCAAGAATGATGCTGACGGTGGATGAGAACCTGAAACCCATCTCGGTACCAGTGCGGGTGGGACAAGCGGTTGACGTTGTGGGACAGGCAGGTCGACCAAAGACAATCACTGGGTTCCAAACACACTCCACACCTGTTCTCCTTGCTGCTGGGGAGAGAGCCGAACTCGCAACAGACAAGTAAGTTGATTCCTCAAAACCGTTTTCCTACTAGAAATGAAACTTTGTTATACACCTTGGATTCTAAAAACTCCGGTTGTTTTTGTTATGGGGTCACAGGTACATTCCATTGTCTCCCATACTAGAAGGTTTCATCATATTGAAAGAGAATCCAGACTACAGAGAGGAGTGAATCCAAAACTCGAAGTACCCAGCATTTGGATAATACTTTCTATATGGTTTTATGTGCACAATAAGTTATTTTTCTTAGCACTTCGATGTTCCCAGGAACTTGGCTTAGTTAACACTTTCCTTTTGTTAGACCGCTTAATTCTAAAGTTGGacaatctttttaaaattatgttatttttgTACTTCGTCATTCGCTCTCCTCCTAAATTTCATGCATCGTTCGCACTCCAACTTTAATTTGTCACGTATGTTAATGCTTGTTGTCTTCATGCATGATTTGGCAAAAACTATGTAATACAATATGTTAGGGAGATGACCTGGCAGGCTACACATACATATGTGGCGTGCACGACTCACTCGTTTACAtcatattttgttgtttttgttggtGTATATCTTTGTTTCCAACTACCACAAACAATTCTCTCATAAAAGTGATTACAAAAGTTCTTACTGAATTAACAACCAACAACAGTAAGGTTATGTACATGTATAACgatggttttgttttttgaatttttttcctaCAGGATGAAAaaatggaacaaaaaaataaatgaatgtgaTACAGTTTTTGACGGTTTTGTTTTGGTAATCATATGCTATATCGACGCTAATGGATCACCTCcagcaagaaaaaaaactaatttaatgGCCGCGACCACTTGGACTCGGACCCGAAGCCAAACGCTGAAACCAGTAATCCACCGTTGACTTCATCCTCTCCACCCTTATCACTGTCGCACTTCCGTCTCCCAACTTCTCCGTTAGAACCCTCCCTGCCTCTGCGGGAAGCACCACGTGTTCTACCACCAACAACGACACTATCATCACCACGATCAAAACAGTAGACCAGCTAACTCTCCTCATTTGATTTTGCTTTCTCTTGTTTACGTTGTACCGACAAAAAAAAGGAGCTTCGAAGTAGTCAGGTAATAAACTATTGTTTCTCAGGGGGAAaagcttttctttttgtttgtttggttaagAAGTTATGTTTATGTTGTTAAATGAGAGGaagtatgtgtatatatatatactttagttaCGAGGAAGAGGTCATGAAGATACAAGAGTTCAACACTTAGGTCGGATTTTACCGGCGCCATATCGCGTTTGACGTGTTGACCAAGTAGTATGATTTGAACGGGTCGCTTAATAACAGTACCATGTGTAAATTACATTGATACCCCATAACATTGGTATCATTGTTGTGCTAAAAATTCTTTTACGCGGTTATAATTGTATACATCTAGTTTTCAACTCTAAAAtgcaattttcaaaatatattatcatcattcatattcatatggtttttttatcaaattttagtttcttttctAATGAGACAGAATCACAGCATAAGTTTACCTTGCAATGATTATTTTATACTATAAcctattaaattatatatttaaaattttacccttatatattaaaataaattacaaaccAACGAAATATTATGGTGCCGATGATTTTGAACATTTATATCACAAAAGAAAACACATGCTTGCTTTTGTTCTGAAAAGTCTGTGTTTTGAAACCAAACGCGTAAGTCACGGTTTGACTAATTGAAGTACCGCAAGAGGACCAATTCACAGTTTCACCTAAATAACTCTCTTACCAGTTTAGGTTGAGGGAAAACATTGAATTAATAACACATTACAGATGTAAGTAGGCTGAACCATTGATGCGTAATATAAAAATTACGCATGCATATTGTGTTATTAGGTATACGTTTATCTAGTGAGAATTTGGATGAttacaaataaacaaataagtGTTTGGTAGCCAAGTTTGCATGTTTAAATACTTGGGAATCTCGTGTGGTTTGCATGTAATAATTTAATAGTTTGAAAATGATAACTAGCTTATAGTCACACAAGCATATCTATTCATATATTTCAACAGTTTTTTTCTAATAATGTGTGCATCTAAGACTGTTGATTTTAAAGAAAGCTGGATGCATTCAAAACATGAGAACTTGACTTGTCATAGTGCAAGGGATATATGCTCGTGCTACCAAACTAGTAAAAGTCCGACGACGCAAAGTTTTTTTCAAAGTTCATgcgtattttttattttatttttgtataacccagaaaattttggatttcttcccgaaaaatcaaaacatatCATATTGGACTATAAAA comes from the Brassica rapa cultivar Chiifu-401-42 chromosome A01, CAAS_Brap_v3.01, whole genome shotgun sequence genome and includes:
- the LOC103854413 gene encoding protein DMP7 is translated as MEETQPLLIASLPEAPRKPKSKVQKMARKAFKGTAHLSNLLPTGSVMGFQIMCPVLSHQGQCPTIASRWLTCFLVFVCAVSCFLLSFTDSFRDPRGKVRYGLATRSGLSVMEGTITLTDEEKEKYKLRFLDFVHAFMSMLVFFAISMIDQNVIRCLFPVPSEDIKELLTSLPIIIGVICGGFFLVCPTRRHGIGSPLTKE
- the LOC103854406 gene encoding dnaJ homolog subfamily B member 13; translated protein: MGVDYYKVLQVDRSASDDDLKKAYRKLAMKWHPDKNPTNKKEAEAKFKQISEAYDVLSDPQKRAVFDQYGEEGLKGNVPPPNAAGGSSYFSAGDGPSSFRFNPRSADDIFAEFFGFSTPFGGGGAGGSPFGGGGGAGGSGIGQRFASRIFGDDMYGSSFGEGGHPHHHHGAARKVAPIENKLPCSLEDLYKGTTKKMKISREIADISGRTTQTEEILTIGVKPGWKKGTKITFPEKGNEHPGVIPADLVFIIDEKPHPVFTRDGNDLIFTQKISLAEALTGYTVNITTLDGRTLTIPITNVIHPEYEEVVPKEGMPLQKDQTKKGNLRIKFNIKFPARLTAEQKAGFKKLLG
- the LOC103854417 gene encoding 26S proteasome non-ATPase regulatory subunit 2 homolog A, which gives rise to MAPVPDPNNVGGGAKRDEATTKVPSKDPKKKDDKKEDDLSEEDLELKQNLELYVERVQDPNPELQKAALESMRQEIRASTSSMTSVPKPLKFLRPHYGTLKELHKNMADSDLKKLLADILSVLALTMSAEGERESLGYRLTGSGGDIGSWGHEYVRNLAGEIAEEYTMRQSEEASVEDLMDLVKQIVAFHMKHNAETEAVDLLMDVEDLDLLLAHVDRTNFRRTCNYLTSSAKFLPGPDDMLVLDIAYMIYMKFEEYPNALQVALFLDNMQYVKQVFTSCSDLLRKKQFCYMISRHGITVELDSEMVADKDDRDMLQDIVNNTKLSEGYLTLARDIEVMEAKTPEDIYKAHLLDGRASSGPSVDSARQNLAATFVNAFVNAGFGQDKLMTVPSDAASGTAGNWLFKNKEHGKTSAAASLGMILLWDVDAGLTQLDKYFHSTDNPVLAGALLGVGINNCGIKSDCDPALALLGEYIDNEDSSVRIGAIMGLGIAYAGSQNDQLRSSLSPILNDAKAPLDVIAFAALSLGMIYVGSCNEEVAQSIIFALMDRSEAQLGDALTRFLPLGLGLLYLGKQESVEATAEVSKTFNEKIRKYCDMTLLSCAYAGTGNVLKVQDLLAQCGEHLEKGDIHQGPAVLGIAMVAMSEELGLDMAIRSLERVLQYGEQNIRRAVPLALGLLCISNPKVNVMDTLSRLSHDTDSEVAMAAIISLGLIGAGTNNARIAGMLRNLSSYYYKDASLLFCVRIAQGFVHMGKGLLTLSPFHSERLLLSPTALAGIVTLLHACLDMKSIILGKYHYVLYFIVLAMQPRMMLTVDENLKPISVPVRVGQAVDVVGQAGRPKTITGFQTHSTPVLLAAGERAELATDKYIPLSPILEGFIILKENPDYREE
- the LOC103854420 gene encoding PAMP-induced secreted peptide 1; this translates as MRRVSWSTVLIVVMIVSLLVVEHVVLPAEAGRVLTEKLGDGSATVIRVERMKSTVDYWFQRLASGPSPSGRGH